The Anomalospiza imberbis isolate Cuckoo-Finch-1a 21T00152 chromosome 8, ASM3175350v1, whole genome shotgun sequence DNA window CAGCCGGCGGCTGCCAACACCTCCCCAGACCCGCACCCCCGCCacccccttccttcccctcagTGGCCGCGCGGACGATACTTAGGACAAGCCCATCCCGGCCCGCCCTGCTCCCGGGCCCCGGCGGACGGGCAccgcgccgccgccggcccggccccatGCTGCGCTCCCTGCTCTCCGGCTGCCTCTGTCCCCTCGCAGGTAAGGCTGCCCTAGGCGCGCCCCTCTCGCTTCAGCCTCCGCCCGTcagcccctgccctgtggcCGGCGGAGACAAAGATCGCGCTTAAAGAACCCGTTTCATTTCCTCTTAATATGGGCTTATTTCGCCTTGGTAAGCGTGGCAAAGCtggggagagaggagcaggggaGGCGGGAGCACTGTGGCTCCGAGCGGTCCGTGCTGCCGAGGGACCGGCACCCACTGAGCGGCTGCTGCCGGCACCGCGCGGGTCCGGCACCACCATGAAGCGGGTCGGGGCTGCCCTCCGCCCGTCACGGCGCGGGCCACGGACATCGGCTCGCTTTCTAGGCTCGTGTATCCCCATCCAACAGGGATTGTCGCAGGTTCGAAGTGTTTTACTTGCTTCCTCCTGTGCAGATGAGGTGACCCTGGCAGGAAAGGCAGCTATAGTCCTGCAGCTGACACCTATAACTTTTTAAGCCTGTTGTGCAAACAAATTATGTGGTCACAGTATGCCTTTTCCAGGCATAGTGGACCCACTGTATTTTATGCCTTAGCCAGAGTTGCAGGCATTGAGATTACAAGCCCCATTCTCAGAATTCTCTTAGCATCTCTGTTTACCCCTCAGCTTGGTTTGTGGCAGCTGTAAACGAGATCGGCAAGTTCTGTCTCATTGGCATGGCTGCACTGGGCTGGTTTGCTTGGCATGGAGGTGGCTACAGAGAGAGTTTGTCAGAGCGTAAATGTAGTGTGCTGTGCAACAGTAGGACCGTAAAAATGTTGCAAACCCATGTGTTTCTGGTGGTGATACCTCCTGGGGTCCTGATTTTCCATCCTTATGCCAAACTCCTGCCTCCTTGGAGTGCTGCAGCGATTGTTCCCATGGAGTCATCAGACACATTCTTGGGCATCCACTCAGGTACTCTCTGCTTGGATTGTGCTTCCCAGCTGTCCTGGTCTGGGGCAGCTACTTAGAGCTCCGAGTGAGCTGGAGCCTCTGTGAGGTGCCCCAGCAGGTAACTGTTaagtgctgctgccagcaagGCTGCTGAAGCATGTTGCTCTGCCTGGGTTCAGTCTGGAAACTGCTACCCAATGACACAAAGGGCTTTAGAGTAATTCTGCTGTGAGAGCATGCCAGCATCCCCTTAAGATGTGGAGAGTGTCTGAGGAGTGTTTTACAGTATGGTGGAAACTGCTCCTTTTTGCCCTGGATATAAATTTGACCATGAACTTCTTTCCTGCAAGATATACAGTGCAAACCTGATGGCAGGGTTAGGAGGTGAAAGGAAGCTTGCTCTTCCACATGGAAGTGTCCCTCACCACCCAGACACAGCAATATTGTTAATGGGGTAGGTGAAAGCTTTGGTGGGGGAACAGTTATCCTACAGAGCACCGAGGGATCAAAAAGAGGTTCGGCTAGAATTTATCCAAATAAGAAACAGCAACATCACTCTCTAACCACTTCAGCTAGGAAAAAGACACCAAATATTATGTGTGTCCTGATTTGTATGCCATCTCTATTCAGAAATAGCATTCTTGGTTCTTGCTCTCACTGCAATTATAAAAGAATTCAGACATGCCAGAGTATGATTACGCCTGTCCAGTGCTACCTTGTTTGAGCAGAAACAGCTCTCTGGGGTTTTACCAAGGGACAGCAATGACTGCTCATGAAGAATGGGTAAACAGTGATCTTTCTAATACCATTCTTGAGTTCCTTTGGCTTCAGTTGAAGCACTGGTGTCTAAATGGCCTTGGTCTTTGGGGCTGTTGAACAGTTGTTTATCCAAGCTTATTATAGGCAATAAAACCTGAATTACTACATACCTGTCATCCCTGGGGGGCACGTTCCATCCTTGCAAAGGGCCTCCTGGCTCCTAGTTAATTTCTGGCTGAATAATCCTCTGTGATATGAGGCAGCCTGCAGATCAGATGTACAAGGAAAAGATGTAAATTAGACAGCTTTTGCCAATGTGTGATATATTTGTTTctattgttttaattttctgctcAGATATATCACTGAGTTGTGTGCTAAATAATCTTTTGCTGTTATACAGGGCTGCTCATGAAAGCACTGTTTCCTTTATTTAAGGTTTTGAACCCTTCTCTTCGAGGAACACATGGGAATTTTCAAGGAGAAGGATTTGCAGGTCTTCAGTGGCAGCTGTCATCTCCCTGACAAAAATGTCACAAATAAGCCCCATAGGTGATTGTAGGGGCTGAACCTCTTCCCTCCCCCAGCCTTCAGGACTGGTTACATTGCAGAGTAGGGAGGACTTGGGCTCTAATCCTTGTGCACCAACATTATCCCTGGCCAGGTTTTCCCACCGGGTCGTAGATACAAAGAAATAAGTTGCAGCGTGAATGCAGAAACGAGTGGGAACAGCGCTTTAGCTGGTGCAATGCACAGGGTCAGCTGTTGGTCTAAAAACTGGTGACTGCCAGCCTACACAAGCAACTGATAAACCAGGTGCTCTGAGGGGACCTGCTGTGCGCCGGGACTTTCTGCCAGAGGTCACTAATCTATCAGTCCTGTCGCTTGGTTTCAAAAACTTCACAGGTCACTTGGAATGAATAGGAGCAAACTGTAAAAGTGTCAAGTGGCCTCTCTACTTGGAAATCCACTTCCTCTTTGCTTCACCCAACTATATCAATCAGTAAACAATCAATCTCCCTCTCATTCCTCCTCAAATGCTTGAAAAGAGCTATAATTAGCTCCTCTTTTCTAAAATGTAGATACTAAAGCAATGAATGTCTCCTCAGAGAGTCAGAGTCCTTGAACCCTGTTACCTTTCTCTCGGCATCTACTTTATATGGATTTATCATTaccagctgcagctttgggTACCTATAACATTTCTGGTCACATTGTATTACCAAACCACGATCCTGAGGAACTTCACACACTTAACTAACATTGAGACTAGACACCACCCTGGAGCCAAAGGATCTAAGTACTTTGTGCTTTTTGTTCAAGGACTGTCTGAAATCTCAGCTTTGTCATAACTATTCCTTTGCATTCAACATTCTGAGCAAATCAAATTGTATATGTATGTTCATGAAATCCACATGCATTTCACTTCTCCAGCTGGATAAATTGAAGTTTAGAGAATCGGATCTATTGTGCAAATACTGTTATGACACACGTTCCCCTGCAAATGTGAATTTTTCAGTCACAACtccagtaaaaaaaacccaacacaacaAGCAAACcgaacaaaataaaaacaacaataaaCCCAACCTTTCTTCCGACAGTGATTTTCAAGCCTTCACAAGTTTCTGCTGTTGTAGGTAGAAGTTGTAACTAGTGCACTGAAGAAAACAGACCCTGCGATAAGCTTTCTGTATAAATTTTTCAGCTTGTGATTATCCTAATTATTTAGGAGAAGCCTTGCACAGATTGGGCAGCCCAAAATCGGGCAACACACTCAGCACACTGCTTGAAAAGCATTGGGGAAGGCAGATAGTTTGCAGACTTTAGGTGACAAGTAGCACCTCTGCCATTGCCAGGATTGGGATCAACACTCCAGTAAAGCACCAGGTAGTCGGGAGATCCCCACCCCGTGGAAATCCATGGCAAAGCTATGTGGAGATAGACTTTTCTCACAGAGGGTCAGTTGGTAGTGGTTACTAATTTTTTGGGGTGTGgactttgtttgtttgttgggttggtttgtgggttttggaAGCGTAAGAGTAATTCAATTCTTGTGAGCACTGAAGTCCTGTTCGTGCAACGCCACAGGGCTGTGCTAGGGACAGCTCTTTCCCAGCTGGGGAGGTGACACGGCTCCCGCAGGCCCTGCGTGggggctgctgaggaggtgCCAGCACGGCCCCAGCGCCCGACCCCACCCTTCAGAACACATGGGGTAAAAGTCATCAGCAAAAAATGCCTATTGTTTCAGAAAGGAAGTGACCCCTTCTCTCTTAAATGCTGGGAAATTGAGACCTCATCATTggtgagaaaaaaacccacctcttCGAAATGAAAGGGAAATACCACCTGAGCCGTCCTGCCAGCAGTGCTAGAGAATGTGGCACAGTGACAAAATCAAGGGAGTCTTCTTGTAcgggaaggaaggaaaatgaggGAGAGGCAACCTTTCATTTCTAGGTCATGAGTCTGACTCCAGTGCACTAGTCACTGCTATCTAATGATTCTTCAAAAGGCGAGAGTCATCTCTTTGTTACTTGGAGGCCACAGCCTCATTACAGAACCAGTCCGGCATGGCAGGGTTTCATCCTTGGTGCACCTGGAGCCAGAGAGGAGTTACTAGGCAGGCTGTGTCCTCTATAGGATGCTGAAAAACTTTTCTGGCATTTTGCACGTGCCCCTTACTCCTGTACTCAGGGCTAAGCAGAATGGTAGGAGTGCTGTGGTTTGACTTTAGTCTTCCTTTGCAGGACAGCTGTGCAAAGTCCCTGCTACTCCAACAACCCAAGTCATTGGTGATACCCTTTATTTTTGGTGGCACACTAAAGTTGGAAAGTACTGGCCTTGTGAACTGCAGTGTGTGTAGGATGTTGCATGTCTTGTGGCATGTGTGGCACACAGTAGCAGGGAGAGGAATAGATTGTCTGAGTATCTCTGGGCTGTTCATCCTGTACAAGCCTGCCAGCACCACCCACTGTGGATGTGTTTGCTGTGCACATGGACCTTGCAGCAGTTCTAGACACAAGCAGAAGGCTGCCATGGCTCTACCTCTGCTATTCTTTGTAAGATAGTGGTTGATGGAGACAAGCAAAGCTttggctccagctgtgccacgTTTAACAGAGATTCTCCCCATGCCAAGTAGCCTAAAAATCAGGATGAACATTTTGAGACAACAGGTGGGTAGAGACTGGAAAGGAAGAGAGCAGCAAAGGGCAGTGCTGGTATGGTATGGTTCTCTACTGCCAGTAGCAGCACTCATTccactgccagcctggcctcTTCCTGTCCACCAGCGCTTCCATTAGTTGCATACATCAGAAAACCATGTGCTATAATACTTAAGTCAGTGCATCAGAGGCCATGGACCCTCTCAGAGATGTAGCAGAGCTTAACAGGTCTTACACTGAAGGAATTGCCAGTGAAACACAACTTTGAGTCACAGACATAgatgcaaaaaaagaaaaaaaaatcagacattGGTTTCAGTACTTTGGAACACAGGGATTTAGATAGAGACTTTGGCTTGGTTTACTAGAAAGGTGGGAGCTTTTGCAAGAATTGGGCTTGAGCAGGATTGGAAATGTGAAGGAGTTTTTCCTGGGCAGTAGTTTGAGTTCATCTCGTGCATCCAACTTACTTGGGATAAAGAAATTGCTTGAAAGTAATTTTATATTTAGGTATCTGCCCTCCTTCTCCTGGTCAGTGATCTCTGTACTAATATACCAGGCTGAGTCCTGGCAGCTGCTAGTTATTGTGCAACTGGAAAAATAACTTGGGCTTAAAAGTCCCAAGAAAGTGAAGCCTTGAGACAGGAGCTGATAGGGAGGGTATTTACCCTTGAAAGATTTAAGTTTCTCTATTAGGCTACGTTAACTGCAACATAGAAATATCCTAGAAAGCAATTCAAGCATGATGCAGAGCAAAGTTCTAGAGACTTAGGTGGGACGCTTCTGCTCCTTGTGCTCCCTATTAATTACCCTCAGATATTAGTTCCTAGGTACCTAGTTCACTGTCACCACCTCCTTGTGAATTGGGAAACAGTCTGATTCTCCAGCTTTACTGGCACAGGAAACCCAGCTTCCCAAGGCTACATATGATCACTTACCACCAGTTACAGGCATATATTTCAATCCAGGGAACCCTGTATACCTCTAGGGTGATTACAGAGACATATAACACTTTGAAAGGGCTACTAGGCAAGTAGCTCAAGCTACCCTGAGACAATGTTTGGCCGGGGCACACATGTTGAATATGCTTCAGGAACCTGTACTGATTCTGAAGCATCCATACAAAACTCCACTCCTTCCCTGGCTTGCCACACCAGCATACTAGCCAGCTTCCTAAAAACTACAGCATTTGCTATCTTACCCCCACCCCAGAGGGGTGGGGAAAACCAGTCCAGGGGAAAAGAAactaacaacaacaaaaatcttGGCTGAATTCCCAGGAACAGCATGTCAAACCTGGCTGGCCTCCAGCACAAGTAAATACATCTTACCATTGTTAATAGCACCGTTCAGCTCTCTGAAGTTTTCCACACCTCCTTTCAGAAGCCCCTGTGCAGGACTGTTTGCAGCCGTACCCCTGCAGCACACTCCCTCCAGTACGAGGCAGGAGTTatctcccttccttccttgcttgcttgctttacTCAGGGCCCCTGCTATTGCTGAACAAAGCACTTACAGGCCAAGCCCTCAGCCAAAACTAGCTGATACAGTTCTGTTAAGGGCCCTGGAAATGAGTTAATTTATAGCAGCTGAGGGTCTgggttgccttttttttcttttcccctcagttGCACCATTCTGGTGTTTGTTAGCAATATGCTTGAAAGAGCTAAACATTTTTGTATGCCTCTTTCAAGATCTGTAGCAGGAACAATCTGCTTCTGGGAAGCCCCATGGTTTAGATTCTATAATACAGTTATAGAGAGGAAAGAGACTCTTCTGTCAGTGAGGTGCAGCAGGAATAACTTGAGTTTCAGGTCACTGCCTTAATCATTGGAGATCTTTCTGCGGTAGCACAGATGACCTCACTGACCACAGGAAAGTATTATTAAATGAACGAGGATGAGGTGCCTAAGTGTGTTACAAATTCCTGTTGTTCTTTGCCAGTATTCTGGTCTTGTGGTAGGGGGATGATAAGATTTTGCCTCATCACAGGGCGTTGGAAGAATAAATCAGAAATGCTCAAACACTGGGGTTTGCAGGACCTGACAGTGCTGAGAGCAATGGTTTGCAGCCTATAACAGATAAACAATTTTTGTAAAACATGTTGCTAGTGACCACAGTAAGGGGAGAGCAAAGAAGTGTTGTTGGCATCAAGGTGGCCATCCCACAGAGGGTCAAAGATTTCATCttattttctattctttctACTCCAGCCAAACCTTGTTCACATTGCAGCTTTTGTAGTCCTAAAAGATATGCAGTAAAGCATCTGACATCTCCTTCTGTGAGTAGCAAGACCTCATTTTAATATGCTGCTTCCTGATGTTAGACAAAGCAATATTTGTGTAGGCCAGGGTGAAACCAGTTAAGCAAGAAAAAACGGGCAGATTGAAAGAAGTGAGAGAATCTCCAGTCAAAGGAAAGCATGACATGATTAATAAGTGAGAACAATCAGTCTGTGGGAAAGAACTACCATTGCATATAGTAATTCCTGGTAAGAATGACAGCTGTTTGGTTTGTTCTTAAAAGTAACTGCAGGAATGCAACTGCAGGAATGCAACTGCTCTCCTCCTGATTCTCGGTGGTTTTGTTGGCCAGCTGGGGTAGTGATGCCATCAGAAGAGCCTGTAAGCTTTGTATTTTTCATGCAGATACAATGTTTTGTCTCTGCCTGCCAAGAGGTGTTTGCAGCTGAGCAGGTAGATCCTCTTGACTCCAAATATAAGTGACTCACTTCCACCTCCTCCTTCCAAGACCTGACACCAGCTCCCTCTTAGAGCTGATGTTTTGCTGTATGTGAAGCTTCAAACCAGTTATCCTATTCCTTGTCCTCAGGTCAGGGTCCCTTATACCTATCCCAAAAGTGGAAGAGTAACAATagagcccagcacaggcagctcctgatGAGCTTTCCTAGGTAATGTCTTTTTCTTGTCCCCCCCTCACACCAGCATCCTGGTGTTGTATTGCAGAGGTCTGGCACTGACTGTCTCAAACATGCTCTTTGCACTGGGAAGATGCCTGTGAATCCTGCTAAGGGAGGCAGTGCAATTCTGTATAAGATAAACAAATCTTATATAAGGGGTATTACCACTACGTACCACAAGAAGCCCATCAGATTATTTATCACTGATTGCCCTTTATAAAAATCCAgtgtaaaatattaaattagtGGCTGTCTATGAACAACAAAGGGCATGTTTCAGTGGTACGCCAGGAAATTCTCAAGATCAAATGAAGGGAATTCAAATAAAGTAGAAAATGATCCATGTAAGAGTTAGCTTGGCCTTAATGAGTAAAAGTCTCCCTTATCTAAGTACATTGCAGAAAGCAAGCTGGAGGAGATAAAGCTGGGAGATGCTTATTTCTGAAACAGGGAGCTTTCTGGGTTACTGCAAAGGAGAACTGCACAGCAGTTCTGTGTGCAGAACTGTACACAGGAGATCAGCTCTCCCTGATCCACTGCAGCTGGGGTGGATCCCAGGCCTTCCTGCCCACCTAGGGACATTTACATTACTGGGGGCGAGTTTgtgaagctgctgctggtctGATTCAGgcaaaaagaaagaggagaggGGAGTGAAGTAGAAAGTAAGACATCCTGAAATGTGTATGTGTTGTAGCCTGCTGAGGCACTCTGGGTTGGGCACTAAGGGAAAAGATACCAGGGAAACTGAAGTTTTGTTCTGTATCAGTTCTTGGTTCCATATCCACAAACACACATATTTGGAGCTGAGATTTGCAGTTTGCTAAAAGGTAGATGCAGAACTGTCACACTGGCTTTCATGCCATTGTGATCCAAATGTTTGCACTATGAAATACTATATTCAgaaaaacagtaagaaaaacCTGGGAGCAGATCTTTGACCCCTGAAGATCAGCCTTTCATCCAGAGACTGTTCTATCACATTACtgtgtaaaataattttgacttGAAAACAAAGTCTTCTTTGTCTGTGTGCAAAAGCTCTTAAGCCAGACTGCCCTCATCTCTTTTGTCTTTACAAATAAGGTAGGAGCTCACTTAAAGACATTATTTCATAGCTAAAACCATACAGGGAGTGAAAAAGATCTACAGTGCTTTTTACACTTGCTTTTCTTGACAGAACTTGATTTTTGTCATGTGTATGTGAGCAAAGAATGCTGCAGAGAATACCAAAAAGTTTTCAAATAGCTTGTTGCAACCCAAAATTCACTTAAGCCTGTGGGAAGAGTGATTtcattttactcttttttttctgctggttcGGAATACatttaattggaaaaaatatttgagcCTTAAATTAATGTCTATCAGGCTGAAAAAAACACATACATCTCTCCATCTATATTCAGATAATTACTAAAAAGTTACCTGCCTACGTATGTTTTTTCTACCTATCTATCAAATCAGAATTGTGCTTTTATGAGCCCCCCAGAGGACTCTGAAGCTATGAAACACAAGGCTTTTGTTGCAGCAAAGCCCACAAGAAAGCTTCACATAGctcaagaaaaacaaattaggGCTGTCCCCCTCTACCACCTTGGTATCAGCAGTTTTACATTCCACATCCCTCAGGGGATGCATTAGACACTGAGTTTTGTAGCCTCCTGTGACctacttgttttcttttcagcaggTAAGAAGAGCCCACCTGCTGAGGACAAAGTCGTGTTAACACACATGAAGATACTGAGCAATGAAGGAATTCAAAACCCAGGGTTAATCTCAGAGGCTCCAGCTGACACAGCCTGCACAGAAGAGTCCCATCTTCCCGGTGCCAGTGTCCCACCAGACTGCCAGTGTCCAGATGCAGCAGCCACACCAGCAGATCCAGACTGTGCAGATGGCCCGGCAAGCACTGACTACATAACCACCCTGCCTGACCTCAGCGCCTTCGAGTCCAAGTGCCGGCTTCACAGATTCTCCAAATTTGAATCTGAGGACTCGGGGGTTGAGTTGCCAAGCGGTGCTAATTCTCCATCAACACCAACAGGCTCAGAGAAAAGTTTTGTGCTACACAGCAGAGACTCATTTTGTGACTCAGGTGTGCTTAGCACCTCTTCTTCTCCAGAAATTGACCATCAGTTAATGAGAACATGTAAAGAACATGCCAGAAAAGTTAGCCTCCAAGATCCAGAGAGCAAAAAGCAAGCTGATTACTATGGTCAGGAGGCAGATGCTGTGCAGGATCCTACAGCTTCCCTTGAAGACTTCAGTGACCCTCAGGAAGAATGTCCTGATGAACATTTTCACCAGGATGACAAGCAGTCTCCAGAAAAGGAACCTACCGCAGAGATGGACCTTTCCAGGGAAAGCACTCTTTCCACCCCAGGTCCCATAGAAGAGCCAAAGACAATTGCTGACAATTTTCCAGAGAATTTTGGCAGCATGCAAGACCTTCAGATCCATGAACATCAGCTGAAGAAGTGCCCCACAAGTGATAGCCTGGATGAATACATGGATGAATGCTGTAGGCTGAGTGAGGTGAGAAACACCTGAACTGAATCTTAAATCTATGCCTGTCCAAACACTCCAGTCATTGTTCAAGTCCTGTTTGTCACAAATTAGACACATCTGAGTGAGTTTAGAATATCTCCCCTGAAACTTGTAAGCAGTAAAAAAtggtaattaatttttaagatttCTTTTCATACCAGTAAAATTCGGAATTAATTTGTAAATATCAGGTCTGGGTAAGGATGAAAAATGACTCATTGAGATCTGGTCTTTCTAAAAGCTCTAGATGAGAGGTGATGATGAGAGCTCTAGATGATTCTGGTCTCAAAATGAAGATTATGAAGTTAAGTCATCATCCTCTGATACATGGGGTGGGGGTTGGAACATAGGTTTATTTGCAAGACCAGGTTATTCCTGCTCTGGGAATAGCTGGCTTGTTTTTGGGGCACTGAAATTTGTAAAGTACTTGTCTAAGGGTTAATTCATTTCTGTCCAGGCCTGATGTGCCCTGTTGAGTCAACTGTCTCAAATAATGCATGAGCAGGAAGCTAATTCACAGATTCAGATTTTTGTCGGGCTGGAATTGGAGATGCCATTTTAACTTGCCAGCATAGCTGTGATGGACCAAACTGCAAAGACCTAATTTCAGCTGGTTGTCCCACTCCTTACTCCCTCTTATTCCCTTGCTGGGTACCCTGTGCCACTGACAAGAGAATAAAAAGCCCCTCTGTGCACCTTCTCCCATAGCAGGTGCTGGTAAGCGCTCCCCCCAGTTCCTTGCCTGAAGCCTCATGCTGCTGAAATGAGGACAGATCAATGCATTGCCTGCATGCTGCAGTGGGTTCCAGGAACCAGCAAAGCAAAGATCTCAGTGGGGAGCTGATTCTTGACAGAGAGACAGACCAAAGACCCTCATgagcaaaaggaagaaaaaaggagaaaggtaGATTAGGTGAAGAGGGtcacaaacacacaaaagcaTCAAATGGTGCCTagcagggattttttgggggcgTTCATTGTGGTAATAGTGATGAATTGGAATTGGAGATGGGTGGGAGGAAGTCAAGTAACAAGTGACGTGTGCTGTGCAAATAATTTAACCATGACCTCGCTGCCCTGAACAATTGGGCACTGGACTTCCTCTCCAGCATGCCAAAGCCTCTTGAAGCAGTGAGGAAGGTCAGAGATGTCTCATCTCTGTTAACATTGCATATCAAGGCAGTACAAGCAACACACAACCCATCTGAGCAGTGTTTTCCTCCCCAGAGGTATCTCACACATGGCAGAAGACAGATGTCTATTTTGTACAGATCCCAAACAGATCTGGCCGTTTGGCAGAGAGTTCAAGAAAGGATGAGAGCAGCAGAATCTGACCATAAGGAGACTTCATAAAAAGTTACCTAAATTCTCAGTTGCACTCTGGAGAGTTTGTCTGACAGCTCTGTATGCCTGTGAAATTCCTTTAAATCCTTAGTGAAATGGAGCCTCAGTTTACCAAAGCAAAGCATTTAAATAAACAAGAGAATAAATTAGAAAGAAGCTGAAGAGGAAATTAAGCTCTTGTTGGCTTATCTCCCCTCCTTTTTAATATCCTTACTGGCTGAGTGCTAAAGCCCTGTGCCCTAGAGcacttttctttgttttttgagCTGTGTAAATACAGCTGTGACCTAGATGCTGGGGAAGTTTGCCCCTCTTCACAGCACACCCCCAGGCTGTTGTATCTCCAGAGCAGCACTCCTCAAACTGCTGGGATGCCAGGTAGCACCGAAGTTGACGGGCATAAGAaatgcccagctgcagcagctgctgctctgtgtgcctCAGTGCACCAGGACAGCCTCTGGCAGATGCAGTCTTCTGCCCTCACCAAGCTTACACTAGGCTGACCTGTCCTCACTATCATACAACAGAGACCTGTGAGGAGTGAGGTCCCGATGATCATCTGACCATACAGCTGACAGATGCATCTTGGTTCATCCCATCtgaggctctgctccaggctttGTCTGTGGTTTTCACACTTGCCTGTAACCTGTCCAAGACACAAAATGGTACTTAGAAACCAATCTCTGCTATGGCCTGCTGTCTTCTGAGGGACTAAGATATCCCTGGAAATGAATCACTGTTGCCTGAAAGAAAGCAGGCCAGCACAGTGTATTCCCACCCTGCTTGGCAGAACATGGCAAACCAAATTGCTCCATCATATCAATTCCTGCTGCATTAAATAATGTTGATAGAAATACAAAAGTGCTTACACTGGCTTATAATTAATGCTCAGTGAGAGCATTATTTAGTTATAGGTGACACCATCTTCCTCAGTTTTATTGATGGTTTTGGGAACTTTCAAGTAACAGAAGAGCAGTTGAGtttccccagcccagctggctgTGGCAGTGCCAACTGTGCTTACTGGTTCACCACAGCCAAACAAGGATTCAGTCTCTGGGTGAAGTTGTCCCTTGATGTCCTCCTCACCATCCCTCACTGCTGAGGCTACTTCCAAGagaacaggaaggaaaatgctgaaaaagaCTGGAAATGACCAAATGTTTTGACCACTTGGATTCAATTGGTGAGTGGCTTTGGCTGAAAATATACATGAAATCATTTCAGTGCAGCATTTTTAGACAAAGCTTTCTGATCTTTTGTTTTGAAGTGTCGTTATTTTGAAATTTGCCTACAttttgaaagatgaaagaaaatggaTGCTGTCAAACAACAAGAGAAAGAACTTTGAAGCCTAAATAAAAGCATTTCCTTTTAAGCTTGAAGTTTGAAGATACATAGCTTTTGATGCTTTTGCTTTACAAACACTTCCTCATGCTCCATAAAGTTTACATTTAAAGTCAGCCCAGCCCATACTCCTAGAAGAAAAAGGATAGGAGCACTGTCATcactaagagaaaaaaaatcattattcaTGCAGTGCTATTTATCCTGGGCCAAAGCAGTCAAAATGTTTCTCTACAGCGTGGTACAGTTCTGGGGAAGGATGGGGCTACCTGTGATGGTCAGCCCCCTAGCCTGTGCATGCTGCTCAGGGGAAACCAGAAGCTATCAGCAAGCACAGCCCCTCCTGGACAGTAAGATGGAGCTGTTAGAAATACACAGCACGATCCCTCtctttcctgttattcacaagCCTTTCAGTGCTGTCAGCTACCAGTGACAAATGCTTCCCGCTCAGGCTGTGGCGTCACTAATTGGTTGGTCTGAGCCCGGGATGGGAGGATTGGAATTACCTTG harbors:
- the LOC137477984 gene encoding uncharacterized protein isoform X2, producing the protein MFSWHRSFTLGAPWRRGKKSPPAEDKVVLTHMKILSNEGIQNPGLISEAPADTACTEESHLPGASVPPDCQCPDAAATPADPDCADGPASTDYITTLPDLSAFESKCRLHRFSKFESEDSGVELPSGANSPSTPTGSEKSFVLHSRDSFCDSGVLSTSSSPEIDHQLMRTCKEHARKVSLQDPESKKQADYYGQEADAVQDPTASLEDFSDPQEECPDEHFHQDDKQSPEKEPTAEMDLSRESTLSTPGPIEEPKTIADNFPENFGSMQDLQIHEHQLKKCPTSDSLDEYMDECCRLSEVNQSNSKALGSGLGYLEHICQLIEKIGQLQEHNLRLQKQVCSLQKEQKMSQIKEEYILQHCSCGAASIFLNTYQDMKTNFAGRSRPHSLLVQTGNLSDLSIIPEIGANTEKLSSCNGSERYLESGKSQLMMGLRKSSNNRNNKENEFREVGSMAEGQAFLSKDPAVRKALDISKNISGESHAWRRMRDLMRKTRLTNQNKLGLSSAALKRSCPQLYRPDIMSSELRKTERNSMIVLGQNTKNENLWPF